Proteins encoded within one genomic window of Gadus macrocephalus chromosome 18, ASM3116895v1:
- the drd6b gene encoding D(5)-like dopamine receptor codes for MHAIGRRSMESFHNDSQDHHQHQHQHHHQVVTTETDPEADQDGAAGGGGVGSVRALTGCVLFVLIVSTLLGNTLVCAAVIKFRHLRSKVTNFFVISLAVSDLFVAVLVMPWKAVSEVAGCWTFGRFCDTWIAFDIMCSTASILNLCIISMDRYWAISSPFRYERKMTQRFAFVMIGVAWTLSVLISFIPVQLNWHKAAVDNETAEDNNAEDCNASLNRTYAISSSLISFYIPVVIMVGTYTRIFRIAQTQIRRISSLERAAGHSAQNNNHVESSLKTSFKKETKVLKTLSIIMGVFVFCWLPFFVLNCVVPFCDLNTLGDPLCVSDTTFNIFVWFGWANSSLNPVIYAFNADFRKAFSTILGCNKYCSSSTVEAVDFSNELVSYHHDTTLQKEATLPGGGGGGGGGGAQRLPCIGAHDAEDLEECFDKVSVVSDPSRNRRRMLLPAILQFECEAEISLHLMPFNSSGHVECYALPGQTQD; via the coding sequence ATGCACGCAATTGGGAGACGGTCAATGGAGAGTTTTCACAACGACAGCCAAGaccaccatcagcaccagcaccagcaccatcaccaagTCGTCACCACAGAAACCGACCCCGAGGCAGACCAGGACGGAGCGGCGGGCGGCGGGGGGGTCGGCAGCGTCCGCGCGCTCACCGGCTGCGTCCTGTTCGTCCTGATCGTGTCCACGCTGCTGGGCAACACGCTTGTGTGCGCCGCCGTCATCAAGTTCCGTCACCTCCGCTCCAAAGTCACCAACTTCTTCGTGATCTCCCTGGCCGTGTCGGACCTGTTCGTGGCCGTGCTGGTGATGCCCTGGAAGGCGGTCTCCGAGGTGGCCGGCTGCTGGACCTTCGGCCGCTTCTGCGACACCTGGATCGCCTTTGACATCATGTGCTCCACGGCGTCCATCCTCAACCTGTGCATCATCAGCATGGACCGCTACTGGGCCATCTCCAGCCCGTTCCGCTACGAGCGCAAGATGACCCAGAGGTTCGCCTTCGTGATGATCGGCGTGGCGTGGACCCTCTCCGTACTCATCTCCTTCATCCCCGTGCAGCTCAACTGGCACAAGGCGGCGGTGGACAACGAGACCGCGGAGGACAACAACGCGGAGGACTGCAACGCGAGCCTCAACCGCACTTACGCCATCTCCTCCTCGTTGATTAGCTTCTACATCCCGGTGGTGATCATGGTCGGGACCTACACGCGCATTTTCCGGATCGCCCAGACCCAGATCCGGAGGATATCGTCGTTGGAGAGAGCGGCGGGCCACAGCGCGCAAAACAACAACCACGTGGAGAGTTCCCTCAAGACGTCGTTCAAGAAGGAGACCAAAGTTTTGAAGaccctctccatcatcatgGGCGTGTTTGTGTTCTGCTGGCTGCCCTTTTTCGTGCTCAACTGCGTGGTGCCCTTCTGCGACCTCAACACCCTGGGCGACCCGCTGTGCGTCAGTGACACCACCTTCAACATCTTCGTGTGGTTCGGCTGGGCCAACTCTTCGCTCAACCCCGTTATCTACGCGTTCAACGCCGACTTCAGGAAGGCCTTCTCTACCATCCTGGGCTGCAACAAATACTGCTCGAGCTCCACGGTGGAGGCGGTGGATTTCAGCAACGAGCTGGTGTCCTATCACCACGACACCACCCTCCAGAAGGAGGCCACCCTgcccggcggcggtggcggtggaggaggcggcggcgcgCAGAGGCTCCCGTGCATCGGCGCGCATGACGcggaggacctggaggagtGCTTCGATAAGGTGTCCGTGGTGTCGGACCCCTCACGGAACCGGCGACGTATGCTGCTGCCAGCCATCCTGCAGTTTGAGTGCGAAGCGGAGATTTCGTTGCACCTGATGCCGTTCAATTCCTCTGGACACGTGGAATGTTATGCCCTCCCGGGTCAAACCCAGGACTAG
- the LOC132446795 gene encoding uncharacterized protein LOC132446795: protein MASSSSREDELNQDSSSLEYLEESRVPRASSRKSGSLDQALSLWASGMYKQGTIPSYYLTLQDPDKPLEYFTKPQELSMTGLVDQRASSGGPSEDVPENEGHLIEPRALKTSPAKASPSLLMSKEGSMLPLNPLQQGSGGAGAPNQEAPQGKGVSAVVAGAHQLSSGTSQELSDWTRRAYSPSNEVDSEVSAFYQQGDGFEALLPQFEVSDLQEPQQGVSEPREQKRCHALSQASSSSSMSKQGSGGAGVWEVAELEAKDQSNYLTAWNMEGYSPSNEYDSAMAAFYQQGDGSKVSDMQELQQGVIEPLGDGSEVFDMQELQQGVIEPLADGSEGSDMQELQQGVIKPLGDGSEHSDMQELPSGVSEPYSPSFIIQIRSGYQRSRLSATSDQYSLNQGPEAFGVYPEDWDNYQMPSSIK, encoded by the exons ATGGCTA GCTCATCATCCAGGGAAGATGAACTGAACCAAGACTCGTCTAGCCTTGAATATCTCGAAGAGTCCAGGGTGCCGAGAGCATCAAGCAGGAAATCTGGTTCTCTTGACCAAGCTTTGTCCCTTTGGGCCTCTGGCATGTACAAGCAGGGCACCATACCTTCATATTATCTTACGCTCCAGGACCCTGATAAACCCCTTGAATATTTCACCAAACCTCAGGAACTGTCCATGACCGGGTTGGTGGACCAGAGAGCTTCTTCTGGTGGTCCCAGCGAAGATGTGCCAGAAAACGAGGGACATCTCATTGAGCCCAGGGCCCTCAAGACGTCTCCCGCCAAAGCCTCCCCCTCGCTCTTGATGTCCAAAGAAGGCTCCATGCTGCCATTAAATCCCTTGCAACAGGGCTCCGGTGGAGCAGGTGCGCCCAACCAAGAGGCACCACAGGGAAAGGGAGTGTCTGCAGTTGTAGCCGGTGCTCATCAACTGAGCTCAGGGACCTCTCAAGAACTCTCTGACTGGACCAGACGAGCCTATTCACCGAGCAATGAAGTTGACTCTGAGGTGTCCGCCTTCTACCAGCAGGGTGACGGCTTTGAAGCTCTTCTGCCTCAGTTTGAAGTCTCTGACCTGCAGGAGCCTCAACAAGGCGTCAGTGAGCCCAGGGAACAGAAGAGGTGCCATGCTCTTAGCCaagcttcctcctcttcctccatgtcCAAACAGGGCTCTGGTGGAGCAGGTGTTTGGGAGGTTGCTGAGCTTGAGGCAAAAGACCAATCGAACTACCTGACCGCCTGGAACATGGAAGGCTATTCACCGAGCAATGAATATGACTCTGCGATGGCAGCCTTCTACCAGCAGGGTGACGGGTCTAAAGTCTCTGACATGCAGGAGCTTCAACAAGGAGTCATTGAGCCTTTGGGTGATGGTTCTGAAGTCTTTGACATGCAGGAGCTTCAACAAGGAGTCATTGAGCCTTTGGCTGACGGTTCTGAAGGCTCTGACATGCAGGAGCTTCAACAAGGAGTCATTAAGCCTTTGGGTGACGGTTCTGAACACTCTGACATGCAGGAGCTTCCATCAGGCGTCAGTGAGCCTTATTCACCCAGCTTCATTATCCAGATCAGGAGTGGCTACCAACGGTCCAGACTGAGTGCCACCTCAGACCAATACTCCCTCAACCAAGGTCCTGAGGCATTTGGGGTTTATCCTGAAGACTGGGACAACTACCAGATGCCAAGCTCTATCAAGTGA